One window from the genome of Microbulbifer pacificus encodes:
- a CDS encoding META domain-containing protein, with product MMKLRNIAGLCSLGVALISGCVGVDVKNPAATLLAGEMDTVCGKKWELNQLTANGHVIGIEEMGRFTFRCNRDGEVLGNSGINQYRGSMRIIDGGQLLWDRSRFASTKMAGPEALMEQENNYLLALASSTEAFVRAGEPYLILRDPSGEFHIEYVELLR from the coding sequence ATGATGAAGTTAAGAAATATTGCTGGGCTCTGTTCTCTTGGAGTGGCTTTGATCAGTGGCTGTGTTGGTGTGGATGTCAAGAATCCGGCCGCGACTCTGTTGGCTGGAGAAATGGATACTGTTTGTGGTAAGAAGTGGGAATTGAATCAGCTCACGGCCAATGGTCATGTCATTGGTATTGAGGAAATGGGTCGCTTCACCTTTCGCTGTAATCGTGATGGAGAGGTACTGGGCAACAGTGGCATTAATCAATACCGTGGTTCCATGCGAATCATTGATGGCGGTCAACTGCTATGGGATCGCTCCCGCTTTGCGTCCACGAAAATGGCCGGACCAGAAGCGCTAATGGAGCAGGAAAATAATTACTTGCTTGCATTGGCCAGCAGTACAGAAGCCTTTGTCCGGGCCGGGGAGCCATACCTGATATTGCGCGACCCTTCTGGAGAATTCCATATCGAGTACGTCGAGCTTCTTCGTTGA
- a CDS encoding calcium-binding protein, translated as MKFLFKHHTISATPIVLTFLLGGAIPGLSAPITGTDGDDTLIGTDFDDVFIGTPGSDYIDGGAHTLLGDTIDYSGSNAAIELYFSGNGDAVGIGGYADSDHISNIEKVIGSEFDDIIFGDDRNFSFFLPSNIYEGGGGNDYIDGRGGSDLIMGNDGRDVLIGGDGNDTLIGGKGGDALVGGEGFDTVDYSASEDGVVLALEATDSYGIGSRYMIDSPIGGVSGDAEDDWFESIEKVVGSRFNDAIYGVAAPNGSGTLAFLGDGDDIFDNHEFRISADVICGGNGDDHIWTGDGPDVIEGGPGNEIIYAEGGKDEIIGGAGDDFLSGGVGDDFFSYYSTGYGNDVISDFNRDGHGSDTLLFSSSIFKNSTEVLEAAKQVGGDVIIVDRHQSSIRLRDYLLASFSEKDIIIIGGQPASSCTL; from the coding sequence ATGAAATTTCTTTTCAAGCATCACACAATTTCGGCAACTCCTATTGTTCTAACTTTCCTATTAGGGGGGGCAATACCTGGGCTAAGCGCTCCTATCACGGGTACAGACGGGGATGACACTTTGATTGGAACTGATTTCGATGATGTATTTATAGGTACTCCAGGTTCTGACTACATTGATGGCGGTGCTCACACATTACTAGGTGATACGATTGACTACTCTGGTTCCAATGCCGCCATTGAATTATATTTTTCCGGAAACGGGGATGCAGTAGGTATTGGAGGGTATGCGGATAGCGATCACATTTCTAATATTGAGAAAGTTATTGGAAGTGAATTTGACGATATCATTTTTGGGGATGACCGCAATTTTTCCTTTTTCTTGCCAAGTAATATATACGAGGGAGGGGGAGGAAATGATTACATAGATGGTCGTGGCGGGAGCGACCTTATTATGGGTAATGACGGACGTGATGTATTAATTGGGGGCGACGGTAATGACACATTGATCGGGGGAAAGGGCGGTGATGCATTGGTTGGGGGAGAAGGTTTTGATACTGTAGATTATTCCGCCTCCGAGGATGGTGTAGTTTTAGCGTTAGAAGCCACAGATTCATATGGAATCGGAAGTCGCTACATGATTGATTCTCCCATTGGAGGTGTGTCAGGTGATGCTGAAGATGATTGGTTTGAATCTATCGAAAAGGTGGTCGGGTCTAGATTCAATGATGCAATCTATGGCGTGGCGGCACCTAATGGTAGCGGTACTTTAGCTTTTCTTGGGGATGGTGATGACATTTTTGATAATCACGAGTTTAGAATTTCTGCTGATGTTATTTGTGGTGGCAATGGAGACGACCACATTTGGACAGGAGATGGTCCTGATGTTATTGAGGGCGGGCCAGGAAATGAAATAATTTACGCGGAAGGAGGGAAGGATGAAATTATTGGCGGGGCCGGAGATGACTTCTTATCTGGTGGTGTCGGAGATGATTTTTTCAGTTACTACTCAACGGGATATGGAAATGATGTGATATCGGATTTCAATAGAGATGGGCACGGATCAGACACACTTTTGTTTAGCAGCAGCATTTTTAAAAATTCGACGGAGGTTTTGGAGGCTGCAAAACAAGTAGGCGGTGATGTTATAATCGTAGATCGCCATCAATCAAGCATCCGGCTTCGCGACTATCTACTTGCCTCTTTCTCTGAGAAAGACATCATCATTATTGGTGGTCAGCCCGCTAGCTCCTGCACACTATAG
- a CDS encoding M48 family metalloprotease, whose translation MGTNAFALSGGTIILIDELIARAEHENEILAVFGHELGHVHHQHTLRHIIEGSAITFMKQYWVLVGALALDACQNMEAVAPWVDVSNQVAKNAGYATDSRLAPVSRRCYIPAPTAPVRSFRGPALSDCSYRKPPCR comes from the coding sequence ATGGGGACCAATGCCTTTGCGCTGTCAGGCGGCACCATCATTTTAATCGACGAATTAATTGCGCGGGCCGAACACGAAAACGAGATACTTGCGGTATTCGGCCACGAATTGGGCCACGTGCACCACCAGCACACATTGCGTCACATCATCGAGGGATCCGCCATCACTTTCATGAAGCAATATTGGGTACTGGTCGGTGCGCTGGCTCTGGACGCTTGCCAGAATATGGAAGCCGTGGCGCCCTGGGTCGATGTGAGCAACCAGGTGGCGAAGAACGCGGGCTACGCTACCGATTCGCGGCTCGCACCAGTATCAAGGAGGTGCTACATACCAGCACCGACCGCGCCAGTACGCAGCTTTCGCGGCCCGGCTCTTTCCGATTGCAGTTACCGGAAGCCGCCCTGTCGGTGA
- a CDS encoding ricin-type beta-trefoil lectin domain protein, whose product MKKLVSFISLIMISLFHSQLVSAKVDTEGYYGWTRLVNNALAKEHGPARGQCVDVHAESKQSGASIGMWPCHNGSNQKFRLKDLSFNSSRIAVYSDSEELCLDYLRVKPMRIFTTSCESAPKWRVESTGEIATDDLKLCMSTSEEGGLEMVENCNPFNLSFKSRFGSNWYIHTLPDIDVLGREVSLVNLEYVNCLDVGRESKNPGSALVHYRCYGGDNQMWTLRGSTDEMFITVYQGKDMLCLSNLNGAAGSTLDATEAVPCDRSDARQLWHIPSGQLSNGMPLVNHASGKCLDAYSIGLVGSWACHGGNNQSWGLLQL is encoded by the coding sequence GTGAAAAAGCTCGTTTCATTTATAAGTCTAATCATGATTAGTCTGTTTCATTCGCAACTCGTATCAGCCAAGGTAGATACAGAAGGATATTATGGGTGGACTCGCCTAGTTAATAATGCATTGGCTAAGGAGCACGGCCCGGCCAGAGGCCAATGTGTTGATGTTCATGCGGAGTCAAAACAATCGGGTGCGAGCATTGGTATGTGGCCATGCCACAATGGAAGTAATCAGAAATTTCGGTTAAAAGATCTGAGCTTCAATAGTTCTCGAATAGCGGTCTATAGCGACTCTGAAGAGCTATGCTTGGATTATCTACGTGTAAAGCCTATGCGTATATTTACGACGTCTTGTGAGAGTGCCCCCAAATGGCGAGTAGAATCGACCGGTGAGATCGCGACAGACGATCTAAAGCTATGTATGAGTACATCTGAGGAGGGGGGGCTTGAGATGGTGGAGAACTGTAACCCGTTTAACCTTTCCTTTAAAAGTCGATTTGGCTCAAACTGGTATATCCATACCTTACCTGACATCGATGTGCTGGGGCGGGAGGTTAGCCTTGTCAACTTGGAATACGTAAATTGCCTTGATGTGGGGCGTGAATCAAAAAATCCTGGGAGCGCTTTGGTTCACTATAGATGCTATGGTGGCGATAACCAGATGTGGACGCTCCGAGGATCTACAGATGAAATGTTTATCACCGTTTATCAGGGTAAAGATATGCTTTGTCTTTCCAATCTGAACGGTGCGGCCGGGTCGACGCTTGACGCAACGGAAGCCGTTCCCTGTGACCGAAGCGATGCACGTCAGTTGTGGCACATTCCTTCGGGCCAGCTCAGCAATGGTATGCCCTTAGTAAACCACGCGTCGGGGAAGTGTCTTGATGCCTATAGTATTGGCTTAGTAGGCTCTTGGGCTTGCCACGGAGGGAATAACCAGTCTTGGGGATTGTTACAGCTATAG
- a CDS encoding tetratricopeptide repeat protein codes for MSKYKEKVSNERVRGSIQSLNDYFFSLYHQGKYIEALDISKVLYMRTRDPFVKLNQMKCLIRLGKLDRAITISKNLTSLKNNIDFNDVMSELYGLIGNLERVRHYGSISLRLKFESVSGEIQYPLPTNMPPVFNENDPSGNIISFSLFGGSPRYCEGALLNVAAVRSFLPSWKCRFYCDKTVPPQVIARLKRNGAEIEIIDSTKCSIPPVMWRFLVSDDNSVLRFMVRDCDSIIGRREASAVCEWVKSDKWFHVMRDEFSHTELILAGMWGGCHGVIPNMKLEIINFLKSGKYSLSHVDQHFLRHKVWPTMMQSLLSHDSKFDFFENSEFPVSRNDGESHVGANHAIVTMSGKTAVSNGNVIEWTLKDEEGEQVCWYECVVEKGNWSAVLPTTYAEKLSKGLWTVSIKAQD; via the coding sequence ATGAGCAAATATAAAGAAAAAGTTAGTAATGAAAGAGTCAGAGGAAGCATACAAAGCTTAAACGATTATTTTTTTAGCTTGTATCATCAGGGCAAATATATTGAAGCGCTAGATATTTCGAAAGTTTTATACATGCGTACTCGTGACCCCTTTGTAAAACTTAATCAGATGAAATGTCTTATTCGGCTTGGAAAGCTGGATCGGGCCATTACGATCAGCAAAAATCTAACATCTTTAAAGAATAATATTGATTTTAACGATGTTATGAGTGAGTTATACGGCCTTATTGGTAATCTCGAGAGAGTTCGTCACTATGGGTCTATATCCTTACGTCTTAAATTTGAGTCTGTTTCTGGTGAAATTCAATATCCATTACCTACAAATATGCCTCCAGTTTTCAATGAAAATGATCCGAGTGGAAACATAATTTCATTTTCCCTTTTTGGTGGTAGTCCTCGATATTGTGAAGGTGCTTTATTGAATGTTGCTGCAGTGAGAAGCTTTCTACCAAGCTGGAAGTGTCGTTTTTACTGTGATAAAACGGTACCTCCTCAGGTTATAGCGAGATTAAAGAGAAATGGTGCAGAAATAGAGATAATAGATTCGACAAAGTGCAGTATCCCGCCAGTGATGTGGCGTTTTTTGGTTTCTGACGATAATAGTGTTTTACGATTTATGGTTCGAGATTGTGATTCGATTATTGGGAGAAGAGAGGCTTCTGCAGTTTGCGAATGGGTAAAGTCGGACAAGTGGTTTCATGTGATGCGTGATGAATTTAGCCATACCGAACTTATTTTGGCTGGCATGTGGGGTGGATGCCATGGTGTGATCCCTAACATGAAATTAGAAATAATAAACTTTCTGAAGAGTGGGAAATATTCTCTAAGTCATGTTGACCAACATTTTCTTCGCCACAAAGTTTGGCCGACGATGATGCAGTCTCTACTTTCACATGACTCAAAGTTCGATTTTTTCGAGAATAGTGAGTTTCCTGTTTCGAGAAACGACGGCGAGTCTCATGTTGGAGCTAATCATGCCATTGTGACAATGAGCGGGAAAACAGCTGTGTCTAATGGCAATGTTATAGAATGGACCCTTAAGGACGAAGAAGGCGAACAAGTTTGTTGGTATGAATGCGTTGTTGAAAAGGGCAACTGGTCAGCAGTATTACCGACAACCTACGCGGAAAAATTGTCGAAAGGACTTTGGACCGTAAGTATTAAAGCTCAGGATTAA
- a CDS encoding peroxiredoxin, with protein MNTTALRLGDIAPDFTQISTIGPISLYQWMGSDWCVLFSHPKDFTPVCTTELGELSRLKPEFDRRHCKVLGLSVDSLQDHKYWMKDIEATQKCSLNFPLLADADQKVSKEYGMVHPNANTALTVRTVFVIDPKKRIRLTISYPPSTGRNFKEILRAIDSLQITDSNKVATPVNWEFGDRCIILPSVSDEEASELFPEGWDEQCPYLRYVKQPEV; from the coding sequence GTGAATACGACAGCGTTACGACTGGGCGATATAGCCCCTGACTTTACTCAGATATCTACGATTGGGCCGATTTCTCTTTATCAGTGGATGGGCAGTGACTGGTGTGTGTTGTTTTCTCATCCTAAGGACTTTACGCCTGTTTGCACGACAGAGCTTGGGGAATTGTCTCGCCTAAAACCTGAATTTGACAGGCGTCACTGCAAAGTCCTTGGACTGTCGGTGGATTCATTACAAGACCATAAATATTGGATGAAAGATATTGAGGCTACCCAGAAGTGCAGCTTGAACTTCCCGTTACTAGCCGATGCTGATCAAAAGGTGAGTAAGGAATATGGGATGGTGCATCCAAACGCAAACACTGCGCTGACAGTTCGCACTGTTTTTGTTATCGATCCTAAGAAAAGAATCCGCTTGACGATCAGCTATCCACCAAGCACGGGGAGAAATTTTAAAGAAATCTTGCGTGCTATCGACAGTTTGCAAATTACAGACAGCAATAAGGTAGCCACACCTGTAAATTGGGAATTTGGCGACCGCTGTATCATTTTACCGAGTGTCTCTGATGAGGAGGCCTCTGAGCTGTTTCCTGAGGGGTGGGATGAGCAGTGTCCATATTTGCGCTACGTAAAGCAGCCAGAAGTGTAG
- a CDS encoding integration host factor subunit beta produces the protein MTKSELIERIALKAVLDQLPVKDVELAVKVILGTMTDVLSQRGRIEIRDFGSFSLRYRVPRMGRNPKTGDTVVLSGKYVPHFRPGKGLRDRVNRNLYDEGEIM, from the coding sequence ATGACCAAGTCTGAATTGATCGAAAGAATTGCATTGAAGGCTGTGTTGGATCAACTGCCAGTGAAGGATGTTGAGCTAGCAGTCAAAGTGATACTGGGCACCATGACCGATGTTTTGTCCCAGAGAGGGCGTATCGAAATTCGTGATTTTGGCAGTTTTTCCCTACGCTACCGCGTACCGCGTATGGGTCGTAACCCCAAGACTGGGGATACGGTGGTCCTTTCGGGCAAATATGTGCCCCACTTCAGGCCGGGCAAAGGGCTACGTGATCGGGTCAATCGTAACCTGTACGATGAGGGTGAAATCATGTAG
- a CDS encoding DUF6500 family protein: MRVELREKIIEVCDQKIEKKGASVSLSFYAFFKSKNDQPEDLMETARWWIETHKLDHFEKANKIKAMIKAGV; the protein is encoded by the coding sequence TTGCGAGTAGAACTTAGAGAAAAGATTATCGAAGTATGTGATCAGAAAATCGAGAAAAAAGGCGCGAGCGTGAGCTTATCCTTTTATGCATTCTTTAAGAGCAAAAACGATCAGCCTGAAGATCTTATGGAGACCGCCCGGTGGTGGATTGAAACTCACAAACTAGACCACTTCGAAAAAGCCAACAAGATTAAAGCTATGATTAAAGCTGGCGTATAG
- a CDS encoding DUF4197 family protein has product MLHTSTDRASTQLSRPGSFRLQLPEAALSVTSSLRRLGFGRYVDPLETAMNRGAEQAVAEAAPLFKQAITGMSVNDALGIVLIGQVFGGGE; this is encoded by the coding sequence GTGCTACATACCAGCACCGACCGCGCCAGTACGCAGCTTTCGCGGCCCGGCTCTTTCCGATTGCAGTTACCGGAAGCCGCCCTGTCGGTGACTAGCAGTTTGCGTCGACTTGGCTTTGGCCGTTACGTGGACCCACTGGAAACCGCCATGAATCGTGGCGCCGAACAGGCGGTGGCCGAAGCGGCACCGCTCTTCAAGCAGGCCATTACCGGTATGAGTGTGAATGACGCTCTGGGCATTGTGCTGATCGGACAGGTGTTCGGGGGCGGGGAATAG
- a CDS encoding RHS repeat protein: protein MSDPDKGTWRNVHNPFNELIEQTDAKGQKVENTYDALGRASETATSLGAVDDHFEKANYDQ from the coding sequence ATGTCCGACCCGGACAAGGGCACCTGGCGCAACGTGCATAACCCGTTCAATGAACTCATCGAGCAGACCGATGCCAAGGGCCAGAAAGTCGAGAATACATATGACGCCCTCGGCCGCGCCAGTGAAACCGCTACCAGCCTCGGCGCAGTGGACGACCACTTTGAAAAAGCCAACTACGACCAATAA
- a CDS encoding PPC domain-containing protein — protein sequence MIHIRRMIFALVMLASFQVVAQTDNILSDDEFGMKFDLTASQGEELHFTYTLESDAPVLNFLLTDSYAFGPATGDADLYVRRGAPPNISTYDCRPWLNGSKERCYFSDAEPGIYYVMVRGYTAFTKVSLMATTPRQLHRQLGQSTTLPISIPEGAQDVVIRTYGESGSYGEADLYVYSADTAELRCASTFSGTEEICFDFDHDGNRSYNVALSTSSHFDKVTMEIDYKNGFVWEEVLSGEQDSWQHFMLSPPPEALSGGLSALKIQVSGRDGNGDIDLFVSQGRWPSEYSSDCHRTHTTTGQIYSVAECNFEKPEGHWYVSVRGRNSYSGTKLRMVQVGY from the coding sequence ATGATACATATTAGAAGAATGATATTCGCTCTAGTCATGCTTGCCAGTTTTCAGGTCGTGGCGCAGACAGATAATATTTTGAGTGATGATGAGTTTGGAATGAAGTTTGACTTAACTGCAAGTCAAGGTGAGGAGCTACATTTTACTTATACACTCGAAAGCGATGCCCCCGTACTAAACTTCCTGCTAACCGATAGCTATGCCTTTGGCCCAGCGACAGGTGACGCGGACTTATATGTTCGCCGTGGTGCCCCCCCTAACATCAGTACTTACGATTGTCGGCCATGGCTAAATGGTAGCAAGGAACGCTGTTATTTCAGTGATGCGGAGCCAGGAATCTATTATGTGATGGTGCGAGGATATACAGCTTTCACTAAGGTAAGCTTGATGGCAACTACACCCCGCCAGCTTCACCGCCAACTAGGCCAAAGTACAACCCTGCCCATTTCGATCCCTGAGGGTGCCCAGGACGTGGTAATCCGCACCTATGGTGAGTCAGGCAGTTACGGCGAGGCTGATTTATACGTGTATTCTGCTGATACAGCTGAACTTCGGTGCGCCTCCACTTTCTCGGGTACAGAGGAAATTTGCTTCGATTTCGACCATGACGGTAATCGTAGTTACAATGTCGCCCTGTCCACATCCAGCCACTTCGACAAAGTAACCATGGAGATCGACTACAAAAATGGGTTTGTCTGGGAGGAGGTCTTGTCGGGGGAGCAAGATTCATGGCAGCACTTTATGTTGTCTCCTCCTCCTGAAGCTCTCTCGGGGGGGCTGTCAGCACTGAAGATACAAGTTTCGGGGAGGGATGGTAACGGCGACATTGACCTGTTTGTTAGTCAGGGGCGATGGCCCAGCGAATATAGTTCGGACTGCCATCGCACACACACGACAACTGGTCAGATATATAGTGTAGCGGAATGTAACTTCGAAAAACCTGAAGGCCATTGGTATGTTAGTGTCCGAGGTAGAAATTCGTACTCAGGTACCAAGTTAAGAATGGTACAGGTCGGTTACTAG
- a CDS encoding SPOR domain-containing protein has translation MNRRNASRRKSRSQSKPMWAWFVLGNFVGGFLVFAIFLHSLKQDDKPAADKEPEVVQQAEEKSTSPRFDFYTLLQENEVSVPLPKTPKLARRVPSKKELAAIEENSVYILQAASFKKASEAERLRAQLILANLNVKVETVSDSRGTWHRVLAGPYSNRSQVAKAREVLVNHKLMPMVLKRPR, from the coding sequence ATGAACCGCCGCAACGCCAGCCGCAGAAAAAGCCGTTCCCAGAGCAAGCCCATGTGGGCATGGTTTGTGCTCGGCAATTTCGTCGGCGGTTTCTTAGTTTTCGCGATATTCCTGCACAGCCTCAAACAGGACGACAAGCCCGCCGCCGATAAGGAACCGGAGGTGGTGCAGCAAGCAGAGGAGAAGTCCACTTCGCCGCGTTTCGACTTCTATACCCTACTGCAGGAAAACGAGGTTTCAGTGCCGCTCCCGAAAACTCCGAAGCTAGCGCGGCGTGTCCCATCGAAGAAAGAGCTCGCAGCTATAGAAGAGAATTCTGTGTACATACTTCAGGCCGCCTCCTTCAAGAAAGCCAGCGAAGCAGAACGGCTGCGCGCCCAACTCATCCTCGCGAACCTAAACGTAAAGGTGGAAACCGTCAGCGACAGCCGTGGCACTTGGCATCGGGTATTAGCGGGTCCTTACAGCAATCGCTCGCAGGTGGCCAAGGCGCGCGAGGTACTTGTCAACCACAAGCTGATGCCGATGGTGCTGAAGCGCCCACGCTAG
- a CDS encoding DUF3012 domain-containing protein → MKKVFILTVSIAALATLTACEPERGSKKWCEKQEETPKGKWTPNDASDYTKQCVFKQKPGK, encoded by the coding sequence ATGAAAAAAGTATTTATCCTCACGGTATCTATCGCTGCCCTGGCAACCCTAACCGCCTGCGAACCCGAACGCGGTTCGAAAAAATGGTGCGAGAAACAAGAAGAAACCCCCAAGGGAAAGTGGACTCCGAACGATGCCAGCGACTACACCAAGCAGTGCGTATTCAAGCAGAAGCCCGGGAAATAG
- a CDS encoding AsmA family protein has protein sequence MAWIKRTFISLLVIVLLLAGAVAWLLVGLDVNRYKPQLEQLAAEQGVALKLDGDIGWQLWPNIALRLDGVQLAPLSLSDQPLVRAESISIGVALIPLLKKRVEAQEITLLGPQIDISVDEQGRHNWELLTDAMETQKELQAEEPPKLAPPREGTAGEDLQFALQNLRIKNGRIRYRDASNNTKYAVEQLRVAAENLASGEPGKVSANAQISGSTLAQPVQLDIHSSLSLDEDFNVLRLQPLQVGLSSGEAAAEIQLRGNLSRASADKPWQIQLQAKAVAEPLRPWLAVTGTDLVTQSGAALKKFILETNIEGTDKKLDLTPLQLQLDDTSFTGSAQLRNAAIPGLDLALRGGTLVLDDYLPPPSEEERPAEEAEIPAMPIPLPLTAMRGFTANLDLSLEQLKAIDLQLEQPQIQLTVDNGLYQLHKLAADFYGGQLSSNGRFNARGESARAELNGGLTMVEISKVQQALFPDERITFSGRADLTWAAQTSGGDITQLQKNLHGTMQISSNQLALAPFNLEKGMCQLVSYAEKSELPEREWSESTRLQDLLANIVIEGDKVTVKEVLTGVENIAMAGDGKIDLDKGKFDFALGLSLVGERTSADGCTVRNERWRNRPLPLRCKDSFADAGATSCKPDSRRLDDLLRDELKYKVEKKYGEKLEEKVDDLKSKFKDLFKRD, from the coding sequence ATGGCCTGGATCAAGCGTACCTTCATCTCCCTGCTCGTCATAGTCCTGCTACTCGCCGGCGCTGTCGCCTGGCTGCTAGTCGGCCTCGATGTGAACAGGTACAAGCCGCAATTGGAACAGCTGGCGGCGGAACAGGGCGTGGCCCTCAAGCTCGACGGCGATATCGGCTGGCAGCTGTGGCCGAACATAGCCCTCAGGCTAGACGGCGTGCAGTTGGCCCCGCTGTCGCTGTCGGACCAGCCGCTGGTGCGCGCGGAGAGCATTTCTATCGGCGTGGCACTGATACCACTGCTGAAGAAGCGCGTGGAAGCGCAGGAAATCACCCTGCTGGGCCCGCAGATAGATATCAGTGTGGACGAACAGGGCCGCCACAACTGGGAGCTGCTCACGGATGCCATGGAGACGCAGAAAGAACTGCAGGCCGAGGAACCGCCCAAGCTGGCCCCCCCTAGGGAAGGGACCGCGGGCGAGGACCTGCAATTTGCGCTGCAGAATCTGCGTATCAAGAACGGCCGTATCCGCTACCGTGACGCCAGTAACAATACCAAGTACGCCGTGGAGCAGTTGCGCGTGGCCGCCGAAAACCTGGCGTCCGGTGAACCTGGTAAGGTTTCCGCCAACGCGCAGATCAGCGGCAGCACTCTGGCACAGCCGGTGCAGCTCGACATCCACAGTAGCCTGTCCCTGGACGAAGACTTCAATGTTCTGCGCCTGCAGCCGCTGCAGGTGGGGCTATCCAGTGGTGAGGCCGCGGCCGAAATCCAGCTGCGCGGCAACCTGAGTCGTGCCAGCGCCGACAAACCGTGGCAGATCCAGCTACAGGCCAAGGCCGTCGCCGAGCCGCTGCGCCCATGGCTCGCGGTCACCGGCACCGACCTGGTCACCCAGAGCGGCGCCGCGCTGAAGAAATTCATCCTAGAAACCAACATCGAGGGCACCGATAAGAAACTTGATCTGACCCCGTTGCAGCTGCAACTGGACGACACCAGCTTCACTGGAAGCGCCCAGCTGCGCAACGCCGCAATACCCGGGCTGGACCTGGCCCTGCGCGGCGGCACCTTGGTGCTGGACGACTACCTGCCTCCTCCATCGGAGGAGGAGCGGCCGGCAGAAGAAGCGGAGATCCCGGCGATGCCTATACCTCTGCCGCTCACCGCCATGCGTGGCTTCACCGCCAACTTGGATCTGTCCCTGGAGCAGCTCAAGGCCATCGATCTGCAGTTGGAACAGCCACAGATACAGCTAACCGTGGATAACGGCCTCTACCAGCTGCACAAGCTGGCCGCTGACTTCTACGGCGGCCAGTTGAGCAGCAACGGCCGCTTCAACGCCCGCGGCGAGTCCGCGCGGGCGGAACTTAACGGTGGCCTCACCATGGTGGAAATCTCAAAGGTGCAGCAAGCGCTGTTCCCTGACGAGCGGATAACCTTCTCTGGTCGGGCCGATCTCACTTGGGCCGCACAGACTTCCGGCGGCGATATCACACAGCTGCAGAAAAATCTGCACGGCACAATGCAGATATCCAGTAACCAACTGGCCTTGGCTCCCTTCAACCTGGAAAAGGGCATGTGCCAACTGGTTAGCTACGCCGAGAAGAGCGAACTGCCGGAGCGGGAATGGTCTGAGAGCACCCGCCTGCAGGACCTGCTCGCCAATATCGTCATTGAGGGTGACAAGGTCACGGTGAAAGAAGTGCTCACCGGCGTGGAGAACATCGCCATGGCCGGCGACGGCAAGATCGACCTAGACAAGGGCAAATTCGACTTCGCCCTCGGCCTGTCCCTGGTAGGGGAGCGCACCTCCGCCGACGGTTGCACCGTCAGGAACGAGCGCTGGCGCAACCGCCCGCTACCACTGCGCTGCAAGGACAGCTTCGCAGACGCCGGCGCCACCAGCTGCAAACCTGACAGTCGCCGCCTCGACGACCTGCTGCGCGACGAACTCAAGTACAAGGTGGAGAAGAAATACGGCGAAAAGTTGGAAGAGAAAGTCGATGATCTGAAAAGCAAGTTCAAAGACCTGTTCAAGCGCGACTGA